From a region of the Flavobacterium sediminilitoris genome:
- the pnuC gene encoding nicotinamide riboside transporter PnuC yields the protein MIDFLFSQYKGYPTHQIVLEIIAILFGLASVLFAKKNNILVYPTGIVSTIIFVYLLYKWSLIGDMLINGYYATMSIYGWVLWSQKKDDIIEYPISIMDKRDIIKAVVIFFITVLFVVFIYKFFNKFTDWTAYVDTFTTGIFFVGMWLMAKRKIENWILWIIGDIISIPLYFYKGYTFTSLQYFIFTIIAIYAFKEWKKSLAKTI from the coding sequence ATGATTGATTTTTTATTTTCACAATATAAAGGCTATCCGACACATCAAATTGTTTTAGAAATTATTGCTATTCTTTTTGGATTGGCAAGTGTTTTGTTTGCTAAAAAGAATAATATTTTAGTTTATCCAACGGGAATTGTTAGTACCATTATTTTTGTATATTTATTGTATAAATGGAGTTTAATTGGAGACATGTTAATTAATGGATATTATGCTACTATGAGTATTTATGGTTGGGTGCTTTGGTCACAAAAAAAAGATGATATAATAGAGTATCCTATATCTATTATGGATAAAAGAGATATTATTAAAGCTGTGGTTATATTTTTTATTACAGTTCTATTTGTTGTTTTTATATACAAATTTTTCAATAAATTTACAGACTGGACAGCTTATGTAGATACATTTACAACAGGGATATTTTTTGTAGGAATGTGGCTTATGGCTAAAAGAAAAATTGAAAATTGGATACTTTGGATTATTGGAGATATTATTTCTATTCCATTGTATTTTTATAAAGGTTATACTTTTACAAGTCTTCAATATTTTATATTTACAATTATTGCAATTTACGCCTTTAAAGAATGGAAAAAAAGTTTAGCGAAAACGATTTAA
- a CDS encoding geranylgeranylglyceryl/heptaprenylglyceryl phosphate synthase has translation MTSIYQEIVFAKKNKRKLLVILLDPEKILVSDVALLCSKIKNAPVTHIFLGGSTFNGNYLDELIVEIKKYCTLPILLFPGDHKQISNEADGILFLSLLSGRNPDYLIEHQINAVPFLKKTDLEIIPTAYLLIESGTITAVERVSLTKPLDRNNIDYVCQTAKAGEFMGNKLVYLEAGSGAKNAIPLEMIKKVVDEIQIPLIVGGGISTQEAIEKVFEAGADMVVIGTAFENDNTFFN, from the coding sequence ATGACGTCAATATATCAAGAAATAGTATTTGCTAAAAAAAACAAAAGGAAACTTCTAGTAATTCTTTTGGATCCTGAAAAAATTTTAGTATCTGATGTTGCTTTACTATGTTCAAAAATTAAAAATGCTCCAGTGACTCATATATTTTTGGGAGGAAGTACTTTTAATGGAAATTATTTAGATGAATTAATTGTTGAAATAAAAAAGTATTGCACTCTTCCTATTCTGCTTTTTCCAGGAGATCACAAGCAAATATCAAATGAAGCAGATGGAATTTTATTTTTGAGTTTATTGTCGGGGAGGAATCCAGATTACCTGATTGAGCATCAAATAAATGCAGTTCCTTTTTTAAAGAAAACAGATTTAGAAATTATTCCAACAGCTTATCTGTTAATTGAGAGCGGAACTATCACTGCTGTTGAAAGGGTTAGTCTAACAAAGCCACTAGATAGAAATAATATAGATTATGTTTGTCAAACAGCAAAAGCAGGAGAATTTATGGGAAATAAACTGGTTTATTTAGAAGCAGGAAGTGGGGCAAAAAATGCGATTCCTTTAGAAATGATTAAGAAAGTGGTTGATGAAATTCAGATTCCATTAATCGTTGGAGGAGGTATTAGTACTCAGGAAGCTATAGAGAAAGTATTTGAAGCAGGTGCCGATATGGTTGTTATTGGAACTGCATTTGAAAATGATAACACCTTTTTTAATTAA
- a CDS encoding 4'-phosphopantetheinyl transferase family protein, whose translation MPLYKKINRDKNTILFVWKIEEEFDDLFKIISLKETSLIRLLNMKSESHQRGFLAVRMLLLEAGYTDFDLYYDEFGKPHLVDGKQISISHSHDFSVIQVGDCKMGIDLEILKNKIVTIAPRFMDVMHLKNLNKEEKIKKATVVWGVKESIFKIKNEKGISFPNHIFENQFSLNDFGGIAQLKFNNTIEEYCFTFEFIENYALVCAFEKK comes from the coding sequence ATGCCACTATATAAAAAAATAAATAGAGATAAAAACACAATTCTTTTCGTGTGGAAAATTGAAGAAGAGTTTGATGATTTATTTAAAATTATTTCCTTAAAAGAAACTTCATTGATCCGATTGTTAAATATGAAATCGGAAAGTCACCAAAGAGGGTTTTTAGCTGTAAGAATGTTACTCTTAGAAGCAGGTTATACTGATTTTGATTTATACTATGATGAGTTTGGTAAACCACATTTAGTTGATGGTAAACAAATCTCAATTAGTCATTCGCATGATTTCTCAGTAATACAGGTTGGTGATTGTAAGATGGGAATTGATTTAGAAATCTTAAAGAATAAAATTGTAACAATTGCACCGAGGTTTATGGATGTTATGCATTTGAAAAATTTAAATAAAGAAGAGAAAATAAAAAAAGCAACCGTTGTTTGGGGTGTAAAGGAATCGATATTCAAAATTAAAAATGAAAAAGGGATTAGTTTTCCAAATCATATTTTTGAAAATCAATTTAGTTTGAATGATTTTGGAGGAATTGCTCAATTAAAATTTAATAATACTATTGAAGAATATTGTTTTACATTTGAATTTATAGAGAATTATGCTTTAGTTTGCGCATTCGAAAAAAAGTAA
- the ahcY gene encoding adenosylhomocysteinase, giving the protein MSSNTTTYVPYKVKDITLADWGRKEIELAEAEMPGLMALRAEYGTSQPLKGARIAGCLHMTIQTAVLIETLVALGADVTWSSCNIFSTQDHAAAAIAAAGIPVYAWKGLNEEEFDWCIEQTLWFGEDRKPLNMILDDGGDLTNMVFDRFPELIENIKGLSEETTTGVHRLYERMQNGTLHIPAINVNDSVTKSKFDNKYGCKESAVDAVRRATDIMLAGKRVVVCGYGDVGKGTAASFRGAGSIVTVTEIDPICALQAAMDGFEVKKLNTVVGNADIIITTTGNKDIVLGSHFEQMKDKTIVCNIGHFDNEIDMAWLNKNHGTSKIEIKPQVDKYTINGKDIIILAEGRLVNLGCATGHPSFVMSNSFTNQTLAQIELWTNSAAYKNEVYMLPKHLDEKVAALHLAKLGVELETLREDQAKYIGVPVEGPFKPEYYRY; this is encoded by the coding sequence ATGAGTTCAAATACGACAACTTATGTGCCTTACAAAGTAAAAGATATTACTTTAGCAGATTGGGGAAGAAAAGAAATTGAATTAGCTGAAGCAGAAATGCCAGGTTTAATGGCTTTAAGAGCAGAATATGGTACAAGTCAACCTTTAAAAGGCGCTCGTATTGCAGGATGTCTTCATATGACAATTCAAACTGCTGTTTTAATCGAAACTTTAGTAGCTCTTGGTGCTGATGTAACTTGGAGTTCTTGTAATATTTTTTCAACTCAAGATCATGCTGCTGCCGCTATCGCTGCTGCTGGAATCCCTGTTTATGCATGGAAAGGTCTAAATGAAGAAGAATTTGACTGGTGTATTGAACAAACTTTATGGTTTGGTGAAGACAGAAAACCATTAAATATGATTCTTGATGATGGTGGTGATTTAACGAACATGGTTTTTGATCGTTTTCCAGAATTAATTGAGAATATCAAAGGTTTATCAGAAGAAACAACAACTGGAGTTCACCGTTTATATGAAAGAATGCAAAACGGAACTTTACATATTCCAGCAATCAATGTAAATGACTCTGTAACTAAATCAAAATTTGACAATAAATATGGTTGTAAAGAATCGGCAGTTGATGCTGTTCGTAGAGCAACAGATATTATGTTAGCAGGTAAAAGAGTTGTAGTTTGCGGATATGGTGATGTAGGAAAAGGTACTGCTGCTTCTTTTAGAGGAGCTGGTTCTATCGTAACAGTTACAGAAATAGATCCAATTTGTGCTTTACAAGCTGCAATGGACGGATTTGAAGTTAAAAAACTAAACACTGTTGTAGGAAATGCTGATATTATCATCACTACAACAGGAAATAAAGATATCGTTCTTGGTTCTCATTTCGAACAAATGAAAGATAAAACAATTGTTTGTAATATTGGACACTTTGATAACGAAATTGACATGGCTTGGTTAAACAAGAATCATGGAACATCAAAAATCGAAATCAAACCACAAGTTGATAAATATACTATTAATGGAAAAGATATCATCATTTTAGCAGAAGGACGCTTAGTTAATTTAGGCTGTGCAACAGGTCACCCAAGTTTTGTAATGAGTAATTCATTTACAAACCAAACTTTAGCGCAAATCGAATTATGGACAAATAGCGCTGCTTACAAAAATGAAGTATATATGTTACCTAAACATTTAGATGAGAAAGTAGCTGCTTTACATTTAGCTAAGCTAGGTGTTGAATTAGAAACATTACGTGAAGATCAAGCAAAATACATTGGAGTTCCTGTTGAAGGTCCTTTCAAACCAGAATATTATAGATATTAA
- a CDS encoding DUF4407 domain-containing protein yields the protein MLKTFFILCSGADKNLINSCSNAEQNKYAGIGATVFFTAIMAFIAASYALYTVFDTIYTAIGFGLIWGLLIFNLDRFIVSTIKKRDSFWKEFLQATPRIILAIIIAIVISKPLEIKIFEKEINTVLLKEKNAMALNNKKEISNYFQKDLDKNKAQIDSLKNNVLKKEKEVNNLYTVYITEAEGTTGTKKLGKGPVYKEKREKHDSALKELETLKNTNQSKINELEIQIKEVQNNLENKITETQPIINAFDGLMARINALNKLPWLPSFFIMLLFLAIETSPIIAKLLSGKGEYDYKIEDYEMFTLNALTQNKYQSELQLKTDAEIYDKIYTDIKEDNELYKYKKQKATELLKLQADGFVEKQKKSL from the coding sequence ATGTTAAAAACCTTCTTTATCTTATGTTCAGGAGCCGATAAGAATCTCATCAATTCTTGCTCTAATGCAGAACAAAACAAATATGCCGGAATTGGCGCTACCGTTTTTTTTACTGCTATAATGGCTTTTATTGCCGCAAGTTATGCATTATACACCGTTTTCGACACCATCTACACTGCAATAGGTTTTGGTCTCATTTGGGGATTACTTATATTCAATCTTGATCGATTTATTGTTTCTACTATAAAGAAAAGAGATAGTTTCTGGAAAGAATTTCTTCAAGCAACTCCTCGAATCATACTAGCTATCATTATTGCAATTGTCATTTCAAAACCTTTAGAAATTAAAATTTTTGAAAAAGAAATCAATACAGTTTTACTTAAAGAAAAAAATGCAATGGCCTTAAACAATAAAAAAGAAATTTCTAATTATTTTCAAAAAGATTTAGACAAGAATAAAGCGCAAATAGATAGCTTAAAAAATAATGTCCTAAAAAAAGAAAAAGAAGTTAATAATCTATACACTGTTTACATTACTGAAGCAGAAGGAACAACTGGAACGAAGAAATTAGGAAAAGGGCCCGTTTATAAAGAAAAACGTGAAAAACACGATTCCGCTCTAAAAGAGTTAGAAACTTTAAAAAACACTAATCAATCTAAAATTAACGAATTAGAAATTCAAATAAAAGAAGTTCAAAATAATTTAGAAAACAAAATAACAGAGACGCAACCTATAATAAACGCATTTGATGGTTTAATGGCCAGAATAAACGCTTTAAACAAATTACCTTGGCTACCTTCATTCTTTATAATGCTATTATTTCTAGCAATAGAAACCTCTCCCATAATTGCCAAACTTCTATCTGGAAAAGGAGAATATGATTACAAGATTGAAGATTATGAAATGTTTACTTTAAACGCACTAACCCAAAATAAATATCAAAGTGAACTACAACTTAAAACAGATGCCGAAATTTATGATAAAATATATACTGACATTAAAGAAGACAATGAGCTATATAAATACAAAAAACAAAAAGCAACAGAATTATTAAAATTACAAGCAGATGGATTTGTTGAAAAACAAAAAAAATCATTATAA
- a CDS encoding PH domain-containing protein codes for MLENLKKILNEDQDPKSIDKITAKLENLLMSNEDIGYIAVQKKPAVTILPDSIVVTNKRIILCKPKNLGLSMEFVDYDWDDITGSFVKEGILGADFTFTTKSDLTYTIDYLPKNQARKLYTFAKEQLEILKNPVIKEIDKEESSVSAIEFVSEDIIFKNEESEKTVLEETKSEEVFDFAEIIPVNEQIIRYEEARVDNSVDLGSERKLSELSQDELFEKLQNYKRLLDNGLILQGEYDSFKKEILTYM; via the coding sequence ATGCTTGAGAATTTAAAAAAAATACTAAACGAAGATCAAGATCCAAAATCGATTGATAAAATAACGGCTAAGCTTGAAAATTTATTAATGTCTAATGAAGATATTGGTTACATAGCTGTACAAAAGAAACCAGCAGTAACAATATTACCTGATAGTATTGTTGTTACAAATAAAAGGATAATATTGTGTAAGCCTAAAAATCTTGGTTTATCGATGGAGTTTGTAGATTATGATTGGGATGATATTACAGGTAGTTTTGTTAAAGAAGGAATTCTAGGGGCTGATTTTACTTTTACAACGAAGTCAGATTTAACATATACAATAGATTATTTACCAAAGAATCAAGCAAGAAAACTATATACTTTTGCTAAAGAACAACTGGAGATTCTTAAAAACCCTGTAATTAAAGAGATTGATAAAGAAGAGTCTTCGGTGAGTGCAATTGAATTTGTTTCTGAAGATATAATTTTTAAAAATGAGGAATCTGAAAAAACAGTTCTTGAAGAGACTAAGTCTGAAGAAGTGTTTGATTTTGCTGAAATTATTCCTGTTAATGAGCAAATTATTCGATATGAAGAAGCTAGAGTAGATAATAGTGTTGATTTAGGATCAGAGCGAAAATTGAGTGAATTATCTCAGGATGAATTGTTTGAAAAACTCCAAAATTACAAGAGGTTATTGGATAACGGGTTAATTTTACAAGGCGAGTATGATAGTTTTAAAAAGGAAATTTTGACTTATATGTAG